From the genome of Phalacrocorax aristotelis chromosome 15, bGulAri2.1, whole genome shotgun sequence, one region includes:
- the LOC142065036 gene encoding glutathione S-transferase theta-1-like yields the protein MGLELYLDLLSQPCRALYIFARSNNIPFEFKHVELMKGQHRTEEFRKVNILMKVPALKDGSFTLAESIAILLYLARKFKTPDHWYPTDLQKRARVDEYLSWQHINIRGKGSKLFLTKVLLPLLTGQPPPPEKLEAVTEELNIVLKQFEEKFLQDKPFIAGSKISLADLVALVELMQPVGAGYNLFEERPKLAEWRRRVEEAVGKQLFQEAHEGILNAKNLTADKIAPELLEHFKHQLLKQASQN from the exons ATGGGGCTGGAGCTGTACTTGGATttgctctcccagccctgccggGCGCTCTACATCTTCGCCCGGAGCAACAACATCCCCTTCGAGTTCAAGCACGTGGAGTTGATGAAGG GGCAGCACAGGACAGAGGAGTTCCGGAAGGTGAACATCCTGATGAAGGTGCCCGCGCTAAAGGACGGGTCTTTCACCTTAGCAGAGAG CATTGCAATCCTCCTGTACCTGGCTCGGAAGTTCAAGACTCCTGATCATTGGTACCCAACTGACCTGCAGAAGAGGGCTAGGGTTGATGAGTACTTGTCATGGCAGCACATCAACATTCGTGGGAAAGGGAGCAAGCTGTTCTTAACTAAG gtgctgctgcctctcctcaCAGGCCAGCCACCTCCTCCAGAGAAACTGGAGGCTGTCACTGAAGAGCTGAACATCGTCCTGAAGCAGTTTGAGGAGAAGTTCTTGCAGGACAAGCCCTTCATCGCAGGCAGCAAGATCTCCCTGGCAGACCTTGTAGCACTGGTGGAGCTCATGCAG cctgTAGGTGCTGGCTACAATCTCTTTGAGGAGAGGCCTAAGTTAGCAGAGTGGCGCAGGCGGGTGGAAGAAGCGGTGGGGAAGCAGCTCTTCCAGGAAGCCCATGAAGGAATCTTGAACGCCAAGAACTTGACCGCTGATAAGATTGCACCTGAACTGCTGGAGCATTTCAAGCACCAGCTCCTAAAGCAGGCCAGCCAGAATTAG
- the LOC142064946 gene encoding glutathione S-transferase theta-1, whose product MGLELYLDLLSQPCRSIYIFARSNNIPFEFKHVELFKDSVLGRKPTAGSGAEQPRAGPSNSEGAGKVSLLKKVPALKDGDFTLAECTAILLYLSRKYNTPDHWYPSDIQKRAKVDEYLSWHHANIRANAPKTMWIKVLIPLFTGQPLPSEKLQEVMEGLSTSLKQFEERFLQDKAFIIGNEISLADLVAIVELMQPVGVGCDIFEDRPRLMEWRRRVEDAVGKELFFQAHEMILNIKELSNVQIDPQLKEHLAPVLMKMLK is encoded by the exons ATGGGGCTGGAGCTGTACTTGGATTTGCTTTCCCAGCCCTGCCGCTCTATCTACATCTTCGCCCGGAGCAACAACATCCCCTTCGAGTTCAAGCACGTGGAGCTCTTCAAAG ACTCGGTGCTGGGGAGGAAGCCGACGGCGGGCAGCGGCGCGGAGCAGCCCCGCGCAG GGCCATCAAATAGTGAAGGAGCTGGCAAAGTCAGCCTCTTGAAGAAAGTACCAGCTCTAAAGGATGGAGACTTCACCCTAGCAGAATG CACTGCCATTCTGCTGTATCTGAGTCGAAAGTACAACACTCCCGACCACTGGTACCCATCAGACATACAAAAACGGGCCAAGGTAGATGAATACCTCTCATGGCACCATGCTAACATCCGGGCTAATGCTCCTAAGACTATGTGGATCAAG GTGCTGATTCCCCTCTTCACAGGGCAGCCATTGCCCTCTGAGAAGCTTCAGGAGGTTATGGAGGGGCTGTCCACTTCCCTGAAGCAATTTGAGGAGAGGTTTCTGCAGGACAAGGCTTTTATCATTGGGAACGAGATCTCTCTGGCAGATCTTGTGGCCATTGTAGAGCTGATGCAA CCTGTTGGAGTTGGTTGCGACATCTTTGAAGACAGACCAAGGCTGATGGAGTGGCGCAGGCGGgtggaggatgctgtggggaaaGAACTTTTCTTCCAAGCCCATGAGATGATCCTCAATATCAAAGAACTGAGCAATGTTCAAATTGATCCACAGCTGAAAGAGCATCTGGCACCTGTGTTGATGAAGATGTTGAAATGA
- the DDT gene encoding D-dopachrome decarboxylase, giving the protein MPFVELETSLPAGRLPPGLAQELCAAAADILGKPAERVNVTVRCGMPMVLSGSAEPCAQLLVSSIGVVGSAEQNQRHSARFFDLLTAKLGLGPERIVIRFYPLEPWQIGKNRTVMTFL; this is encoded by the exons ATGCCGTTCGTGGAACTGGAGACCAGCCTGCCGGCCGGCCGGCTACCGCCGGGACTGGCCCAGGAACTgtgcgccgccgccgccgacaTCTTGGGCAAACCGgcggag CGGGTGAACGTGACGGTGCGGTGCGGGATGCCCATGGTGCTGTCGGGCTCGGCCGAGCCCTGCGCCCAGCTGCTGGTCTCCTCCATCGGCGTGGTGGGCTCGGCGGAGCAGAACCAGCGGCACAGCGCCCGCTTCTTCGACCTCCTGACGGCGAAGCTGGGCCTCGGCCCCGAGCG AATTGTCATCCGGTTTTACCCACTGGAGCCCTGGCAGATTGGCAAGAACAGAACAGTCATGACTTTCCTGTGA